DNA sequence from the Candidatus Hydrogenedentota bacterium genome:
CAACAATGATCGATACCGTGCCTGGAATTATTTGTTCCGCCTTTCCTATCTTTTGAATTACTATATGCCGACCTTGAATCATACCCTGTTAAAAATTTTCAGATACACCTATGGCGGGGTAAAATAGCTCTAAATCACCAGAACTTTATACAACACGCTACTATATGGAAAAGAATACCATGACGCAAGCCGCTCCTGAATTGACTGTTATCGCTACCTGTTACAATGAACAGGAAACTATCGGCGAATTTCATCAACGATTAAGCGAAACACTTCGCAGAACAGGCCGTTCCCATGAGATTATCTATGTGAATGACGGTAGCCATGATAAAACATACGATCATCTTCAAAAACTCTTTAAGGAAGATGAAAGTGTTTCTGTAGCAGCAGATCTGATGTTCAATGTCGGTCAACCTACTGCCATCACCGTGGGATTTGTACATGCACGAGGTGACAAAATTATTATTATGGATTCTGATTTGCAACTGGCCCCGGAAGAACTGCCCCTCTTGCTGGAGACCTTCGATGAAGGCTATGTCTTAGTCAGCGGTTATCGCAAAGTGAGGCATGACCCTTGGCAGCGTATTGTGACCTCCAAAATCGCTAATTTTTTGTTGCGGTGGGCTATGGGAGGCACGTTTAAGGACTTTGGGTGTACTTTCAAAGTAATTGACGCGCGTCTAGTCCGCGCTTTTGAATACGGACCGTTTCGCCCGTTACAGCCTGCGGGACTCGTAGCGAGTGCCCGTCATGTTAAAGAGGTGCCGGTGTCTCATTTCCCGCGCAAGGTGGGCAAATCCCAATATACCTATTACAAACTGTTTCTTTACGCAGTGGATAACTTGATCGATTTTTCTCACCGTCCTTTTATAGCCTTGGGTGTGATCGCTGTTTTATTATTCCTCCTCTCGATTGGCGGAATTCTGCTTAGTCTTGCAGGCATTTGGAAATTCGGGTTCAATAACTTTGTGCCGGCACCGATCGCATTCATCGCGCTGAACACTGCTATAGTGTTGGGAACTGTAGCTGCTGTCGGTGAATTCACTATTCGCAATTATATTGTGCTCCACCGAAAGCCCACTTATATCATCAAGACTCTGTTAAAACGAAATGAAG
Encoded proteins:
- a CDS encoding glycosyltransferase, with product MTQAAPELTVIATCYNEQETIGEFHQRLSETLRRTGRSHEIIYVNDGSHDKTYDHLQKLFKEDESVSVAADLMFNVGQPTAITVGFVHARGDKIIIMDSDLQLAPEELPLLLETFDEGYVLVSGYRKVRHDPWQRIVTSKIANFLLRWAMGGTFKDFGCTFKVIDARLVRAFEYGPFRPLQPAGLVASARHVKEVPVSHFPRKVGKSQYTYYKLFLYAVDNLIDFSHRPFIALGVIAVLLFLLSIGGILLSLAGIWKFGFNNFVPAPIAFIALNTAIVLGTVAAVGEFTIRNYIVLHRKPTYIIKTLLKRNEEQ